The following coding sequences lie in one Phycisphaerae bacterium genomic window:
- a CDS encoding 2'-5' RNA ligase family protein — translation MRLVKTSQTAITIIPPEEMWPPIQAIRRVHDRHARRWMPHFTLIYPFLPRVFFSALEPRIGEVCSQLEPFEIRLAELGHFEHNPHSYTIWLVPEPADPFFRLQAALVAAFPQYDDTSLYPQGFIPHLSLGQARRNDVLEKLKEEARADWQPLSFVVRELSLIYRNARPDDIFRVDRTIPLGRR, via the coding sequence ATGCGACTCGTGAAAACCAGTCAGACTGCGATCACCATCATCCCTCCAGAGGAGATGTGGCCGCCGATCCAGGCGATCCGTCGGGTGCACGACCGGCACGCCCGACGGTGGATGCCGCACTTCACGCTCATCTATCCGTTCCTCCCGAGGGTGTTTTTTTCCGCGCTGGAACCGCGTATCGGAGAGGTCTGCTCACAGCTTGAGCCGTTCGAGATCCGACTGGCCGAGTTGGGCCATTTCGAGCACAATCCGCACAGCTACACGATTTGGCTGGTTCCGGAACCAGCGGATCCATTTTTTCGTCTTCAGGCTGCTTTGGTGGCCGCCTTCCCGCAATATGACGACACTTCCCTGTACCCGCAGGGTTTCATCCCCCACTTGAGTCTCGGCCAGGCTCGGCGAAACGACGTTCTGGAGAAGCTGAAGGAGGAAGCACGGGCCGACTGGCAGCCGCTGTCTTTCGTGGTCCGAGAGTTGAGCCTGATCTACCGGAACGCCCGCCCGGACGACATCTTCCGCGTCGACCGGACCATCCCGCTGGGTCGACGCTGA
- a CDS encoding glutamate--tRNA ligase, which yields MNEKSPVRVRFAPSPTGHLHIGSVRTALFNWLVARQSGGVFILRIEDTDVDRNVPGADRQIMEDMRWLGLQWDEGIDVGGAHGPYYQMQRLDRYNAAVRKLLDAGQAYYAFDTPEELDALRKQAEARKLAFRYPRPMRFATGEEAEQARRAGRPVVVRFKTFDEDITVHDEVMGDVTVGAAELDDFIILKADGIPTYHMANVVDDFDMRTTLVIRGQEFLAQTPRHIALQRALGYPTPRYAHVPTILDMKGRKLSKRDGDVELSSFRKAGYLPETLLNFVALLGWSPGGDREKFTLAELVKAFSIDRISRVNSKFDREKLLAFNTDAIAAADPKRLMEALSDWLSVNPESPLSKAGLDEPTRRVILEINRGFRTFSDIQRKCGFIYQDDAAISHDPAAVKKVLAKDDAAGYKMLQLLLPRLEGLEPWTAASLEALIKAVCEEQSAGMGQVAQPIRVAVSGTTVSPAIYDTLILLGKIKTVRRIRRVLAERP from the coding sequence ATGAACGAGAAGTCGCCCGTTCGCGTTCGTTTCGCGCCGTCGCCCACCGGCCACCTGCACATCGGCAGCGTCCGTACCGCGCTGTTCAACTGGCTGGTCGCCCGCCAGAGCGGCGGCGTGTTCATTCTGCGTATCGAGGACACGGATGTCGATCGGAACGTCCCGGGCGCTGATCGCCAGATCATGGAAGACATGCGCTGGCTCGGCCTGCAGTGGGACGAGGGCATCGATGTCGGCGGCGCACACGGCCCGTACTACCAGATGCAGCGGCTCGATCGATACAACGCCGCCGTGAGGAAGCTCCTCGACGCCGGCCAAGCTTACTACGCGTTCGATACGCCGGAGGAACTGGACGCCCTGCGCAAGCAGGCCGAAGCCCGGAAGCTGGCCTTTCGCTATCCTCGTCCCATGAGGTTCGCCACCGGAGAGGAAGCGGAGCAGGCTCGCCGGGCCGGGCGGCCGGTTGTAGTCCGATTCAAGACGTTCGATGAGGATATCACCGTCCATGACGAGGTGATGGGCGATGTCACCGTCGGTGCGGCTGAACTTGACGATTTCATCATTCTCAAGGCGGACGGCATTCCCACCTACCACATGGCCAACGTGGTCGACGACTTTGACATGCGGACCACGCTGGTGATCCGCGGGCAGGAGTTCCTTGCTCAGACACCGCGGCACATCGCTCTGCAGCGGGCCTTGGGCTACCCCACGCCGCGCTATGCTCACGTGCCCACCATTCTCGACATGAAGGGCCGTAAACTCTCCAAACGCGACGGCGACGTGGAGCTGTCCTCGTTCCGCAAAGCAGGCTATCTGCCCGAGACGCTGCTCAACTTCGTGGCCCTCCTCGGCTGGTCCCCCGGCGGGGATCGCGAGAAGTTCACCCTGGCCGAACTCGTCAAGGCGTTCAGCATCGACCGCATCAGCCGCGTGAACTCCAAGTTCGACCGCGAGAAGCTCCTCGCCTTCAACACCGATGCAATCGCTGCAGCGGATCCGAAGAGGCTTATGGAGGCACTCAGTGACTGGCTGTCGGTCAACCCGGAGTCCCCGCTGAGCAAGGCCGGCCTCGACGAGCCGACCCGGCGAGTCATTCTGGAGATCAACCGCGGGTTCCGCACCTTCAGCGACATCCAACGTAAGTGTGGTTTCATCTACCAGGACGACGCGGCGATCTCCCACGACCCGGCCGCGGTCAAGAAGGTCCTCGCCAAGGACGATGCCGCCGGCTACAAGATGCTCCAGCTCCTTCTGCCCAGGCTGGAGGGGCTCGAGCCCTGGACGGCCGCCAGCCTCGAGGCTCTGATCAAGGCGGTCTGCGAAGAGCAATCGGCCGGCATGGGCCAGGTCGCCCAGCCAATCCGGGTGGCGGTTTCCGGAACCACCGTCAGCCCGGCCATCTACGACACCCTGATCCTGCTGGGCAAGATCAAGACCGTTCGCCGGATTCGGCGGGTCCTCGCGGAGCGGCCGTAA
- a CDS encoding polysaccharide deacetylase family protein — translation MPARLTRLANRAAETLAIRTGWAKHRFRSSTGQFRVLAYHGLVPDGLADRPWVPPHYVTVSQFERQMNLLASFGSGTVRPLGEVVNRCQRGGIMDEPVVCLTFDDGFGDNVSLALPILRQRDFRASFFLTTGYMGGDRLLANDRIRLLRQVQRGGRLEGPLSPFMQAVLAHPGFHKQHNHMLLESEIEPLWSTNMEKIDPAAVRSLRMMSWEDAACLRDAGMEIGSHTVNHVILGREDLETRQREITRSIAEIAARLGLDRVPFSYPNGLAGDFGPDDVICLQALNVPYAVTELPGCNTPSTSVWGLRRHCVGLHTSEDVFLAQVCGLRDGRLSAPERTIR, via the coding sequence ATGCCCGCACGCCTGACCAGACTCGCCAACCGTGCCGCGGAGACCTTGGCCATTCGAACCGGATGGGCCAAGCACCGATTCCGTTCGTCAACCGGTCAGTTCCGCGTCCTGGCATATCACGGGCTGGTGCCCGACGGACTGGCCGATCGGCCCTGGGTGCCGCCGCACTATGTCACCGTGTCACAGTTTGAACGGCAGATGAACCTCCTGGCCAGCTTCGGCTCCGGTACCGTCCGCCCGCTGGGAGAGGTGGTCAACCGCTGTCAGCGCGGCGGGATCATGGACGAGCCCGTCGTCTGCCTGACCTTCGATGACGGCTTTGGCGATAACGTGTCGCTTGCGTTGCCCATACTCCGGCAGCGCGATTTCCGCGCCTCTTTCTTCCTGACGACCGGCTACATGGGGGGGGATCGTCTCCTGGCCAACGATCGGATTCGCCTCCTTCGCCAGGTGCAGCGCGGCGGACGGCTCGAGGGGCCCCTGTCCCCGTTCATGCAGGCGGTACTGGCCCACCCGGGTTTTCACAAACAGCACAACCACATGCTTCTCGAATCCGAAATCGAACCACTGTGGTCGACAAACATGGAGAAGATCGACCCGGCTGCGGTTCGGTCGCTGCGGATGATGTCGTGGGAAGATGCCGCTTGCCTTCGTGATGCGGGGATGGAGATCGGCTCGCACACGGTCAATCATGTGATTCTGGGACGCGAAGACCTCGAGACCCGGCAACGGGAAATCACCCGTTCCATCGCCGAAATTGCCGCTCGGCTGGGGCTCGATCGCGTGCCGTTCTCCTATCCCAATGGTCTGGCCGGCGATTTCGGCCCCGACGACGTCATCTGCCTCCAGGCTCTGAACGTGCCCTATGCGGTCACCGAATTGCCCGGGTGCAATACCCCGAGTACGTCGGTATGGGGCCTGCGGAGACACTGCGTCGGTCTGCACACCTCGGAAGACGTGTTCCTGGCCCAGGTCTGCGGCTTGCGTGACGGGCGGCTTTCAGCCCCGGAGCGGACCATCAGATGA
- a CDS encoding RNA-directed DNA polymerase, translating to MGILNWLLGRRLRARRPAEYGPPRFGLADLVRRLGLSEAELRAVRASYREFEVPKRSGGTRRLAAPEPALKALQKRILRRALGRLKAHPAATGFERGHSIVTHALFHAGKAVVVRIDIQEFFASTAACRVEDYLRRIGWDAEATAALVKLCTHNGGLPQGAPTSPRLSNLVNRGLDARMQRLAAGLSACYSRYADDLTFSFDRDQSSADVRRLIGGAKAIITACGYRMHLKRKLHVRRCHQRQQVTGLVVNGQPSLPRETRRRLRAIEHHLRTGRPASLTPEQLAGWDSLRSMIETQRAQSPGGTG from the coding sequence ATGGGGATTCTCAACTGGCTACTGGGCAGGCGGCTTCGGGCGAGGCGGCCGGCGGAATACGGCCCGCCGCGTTTTGGCCTCGCTGATCTGGTCCGCCGACTGGGCTTGTCCGAGGCGGAACTGCGCGCCGTCCGTGCATCCTACCGGGAGTTCGAAGTGCCCAAGCGATCAGGCGGCACGCGGCGGCTGGCGGCCCCCGAACCGGCCCTCAAAGCGCTGCAGAAGCGGATTCTCCGCCGTGCTCTTGGCCGCCTCAAGGCTCATCCGGCCGCCACCGGATTTGAGCGAGGCCACTCGATCGTGACCCACGCCCTTTTTCACGCCGGCAAGGCCGTCGTTGTCCGAATCGACATCCAAGAGTTCTTCGCGTCGACGGCAGCGTGCCGGGTTGAGGACTATCTGCGGCGCATCGGCTGGGATGCGGAGGCCACCGCCGCCCTGGTCAAGCTATGCACCCACAACGGCGGACTGCCTCAGGGAGCGCCGACCAGTCCAAGGCTGTCGAACCTGGTGAACCGCGGCCTGGACGCACGGATGCAGCGGCTGGCCGCCGGTTTGTCAGCCTGTTACTCGCGGTACGCGGATGACCTGACGTTCTCGTTTGACCGGGACCAGTCTTCCGCGGATGTGCGCCGGCTGATTGGCGGAGCCAAGGCGATCATCACCGCGTGCGGGTACCGGATGCACTTGAAGCGCAAGCTCCATGTTCGCCGCTGTCACCAGCGCCAGCAGGTGACCGGTCTGGTCGTCAACGGCCAACCGTCCCTGCCAAGGGAGACCCGCCGCCGCCTTCGTGCGATCGAGCATCACCTTCGAACCGGCCGGCCGGCGAGTTTGACTCCCGAGCAGCTGGCGGGTTGGGACTCCCTGCGTTCGATGATCGAGACCCAGCGGGCGCAGTCCCCGGGCGGGACGGGATGA
- a CDS encoding sugar transferase, which translates to MGFDSSIGMGTAAVGTRSPASVDRWQVYPRLAYTEPAEPATRRHWLAAVGSTLLELPWLAWIAFDAMLVNLGVYLGYRMIAWGQGLEWLRLAWWQTGLIQSGAFLFASLIFGLYEQQALLRHSRILARSVLGTAASVILASIFIHLFLYEELSRRVLFMAGVFYLAVGPSLRLFVGWCVNSHSRKFVIVGTDRKSRLSLTSQDTRHGDALSRRYRLVGYIAMDSIEVGREIDDSRVLGTIDDLEQICVDHEIDEVVVGAGPARNPRVLDRVLGCLKLGCRVTNLATFYEQVMSEVPVVHLEPNWFLFADLKHYREAQLIMKRVFDLIGATIGLLLSLPFWPLIALLITIDSAGPVFYSQRRVGLNGRPFRLYKFRTMKQGAERNGHTWATEDDPRITRIGWYLRKTRLDELPQLWNILRGHMSVVGPRPERPEFVQELATKIRFYNERHLVKPGLSGWAQINYRYGASVDDARRKLQLDLWYLKHMSVELDLIILLRTLGTVFSGSR; encoded by the coding sequence GTGGGTTTCGACTCATCCATAGGCATGGGTACAGCGGCAGTCGGGACACGGTCGCCGGCATCCGTCGATCGTTGGCAAGTCTATCCCCGCCTGGCCTACACGGAGCCGGCTGAACCGGCCACTCGCCGCCATTGGCTGGCCGCCGTGGGCAGCACGCTCCTGGAACTGCCCTGGCTGGCCTGGATCGCCTTCGACGCCATGCTGGTCAACCTGGGCGTCTATCTCGGCTACCGGATGATCGCGTGGGGGCAGGGCCTCGAGTGGCTGCGCCTGGCCTGGTGGCAGACCGGCCTGATCCAGAGCGGGGCCTTCCTGTTCGCCAGCCTCATCTTCGGTCTGTATGAACAGCAGGCCCTCCTCCGTCATTCGCGAATTCTGGCTCGGTCGGTGCTCGGCACCGCGGCCTCGGTGATTCTGGCTTCGATCTTCATTCACCTCTTCCTGTACGAAGAGTTGAGTCGACGCGTGCTGTTCATGGCCGGCGTCTTCTACCTCGCCGTCGGGCCTTCGCTTCGCCTGTTCGTGGGCTGGTGCGTGAACAGCCACAGCCGCAAATTCGTGATCGTGGGAACGGACCGCAAGTCCAGACTCTCGCTGACCAGTCAGGACACCCGGCATGGCGACGCCCTGTCACGCCGCTATCGGCTGGTCGGCTACATCGCGATGGACTCAATCGAGGTCGGCCGCGAGATCGACGATTCACGCGTGCTCGGCACCATCGACGATCTCGAACAAATCTGCGTCGACCACGAAATCGACGAGGTGGTCGTCGGGGCGGGACCAGCCCGCAACCCGCGCGTCCTGGATCGCGTTCTGGGATGCCTCAAACTCGGCTGCCGAGTGACCAACCTGGCTACCTTCTACGAGCAGGTGATGAGCGAGGTTCCCGTCGTCCACCTCGAGCCCAACTGGTTCCTGTTCGCCGACCTCAAACACTACCGTGAAGCTCAGCTCATCATGAAGCGGGTCTTCGACCTGATCGGCGCGACCATCGGCCTCCTGCTGAGCCTGCCATTCTGGCCGCTCATCGCCTTACTGATCACCATCGACAGCGCCGGGCCGGTCTTCTACTCCCAGCGCCGCGTGGGACTCAACGGCCGGCCCTTCCGACTCTACAAGTTCCGCACCATGAAGCAGGGAGCAGAACGCAACGGCCACACCTGGGCCACGGAAGACGACCCGCGGATCACACGCATCGGCTGGTACCTCCGCAAAACAAGACTCGACGAGCTGCCGCAGCTCTGGAATATCCTACGCGGCCATATGTCCGTGGTCGGGCCGCGCCCGGAGCGCCCGGAGTTCGTCCAGGAACTGGCCACCAAGATCCGGTTCTACAACGAGCGGCACCTCGTCAAGCCCGGCCTGAGCGGATGGGCACAGATCAACTACCGCTACGGAGCCAGCGTGGATGACGCCCGTCGTAAGCTCCAGCTCGACCTCTGGTATCTGAAGCACATGTCCGTGGAACTGGACCTGATCATTCTGCTGCGCACGTTGGGAACCGTGTTCTCGGGCTCGAGATAG
- a CDS encoding phosphatidylcholine/phosphatidylserine synthase, which produces MTLKPVWQPKKPSSDPTNPEPRPKHRHKRLRTVAMLPTLLTLGNLYCGFLAIYYCGREMHDLGAKVDAATVLTLKSQRLEAIAPSYLAVGVIMLIGAMICDSLDGRVARMTGAASKFGIQMDSLADVVSFGVAPGFMMVTLLRRELAEWAQVPLGFERFGQAAVLIGAVFACCTALRLARFNVEASLEEAAHYGFKGLPSPGAAAAVISLIFLHDHLDSVGGFDRLTGAITVFLPIGTLAVSLLMVSRVPYTHLVSLLLSRRPFGQLPLMLLGVLLLLLYPQQVLVILAWAFVFSGPIRYALRLIAGRPVHPAVAPDSDSQAASSTPTSDRKAQ; this is translated from the coding sequence ATGACGCTCAAGCCCGTGTGGCAGCCGAAAAAGCCATCGTCTGATCCGACAAATCCGGAACCGAGGCCCAAGCACCGCCACAAGCGTCTGCGTACCGTGGCCATGCTGCCCACGTTGCTGACGTTGGGCAATCTCTATTGCGGTTTCCTGGCAATCTACTACTGCGGCCGCGAGATGCACGACCTGGGTGCCAAGGTTGATGCCGCCACGGTTCTCACGCTCAAGAGTCAGCGACTGGAGGCGATCGCCCCCTCCTATCTGGCCGTCGGCGTGATCATGTTGATCGGGGCGATGATCTGCGATTCACTGGATGGCCGCGTGGCTCGCATGACCGGCGCGGCCAGCAAGTTCGGCATTCAGATGGACTCTCTGGCGGACGTGGTGAGTTTCGGCGTGGCCCCTGGTTTCATGATGGTGACTCTCCTTCGACGGGAACTCGCCGAATGGGCCCAGGTGCCGCTCGGCTTTGAGCGGTTCGGGCAGGCCGCCGTGCTGATCGGGGCGGTCTTCGCCTGCTGCACGGCGTTGCGCCTGGCCCGGTTCAACGTCGAGGCCTCGCTCGAGGAGGCGGCCCACTACGGATTCAAAGGGCTTCCCTCGCCGGGAGCCGCGGCGGCGGTGATCAGCCTCATCTTCCTGCATGATCACCTCGACAGCGTTGGCGGATTCGACCGGTTGACGGGCGCCATCACCGTCTTTCTGCCCATCGGCACACTGGCGGTTAGTCTGCTGATGGTCAGCCGAGTCCCGTACACGCATCTGGTCAGTCTGCTGCTGAGCCGCCGACCGTTCGGGCAGCTTCCACTTATGCTGCTCGGCGTGCTGCTTCTGCTTCTGTATCCCCAGCAGGTCCTGGTCATCCTGGCCTGGGCGTTTGTGTTCAGCGGCCCGATTCGTTACGCCTTGCGACTGATCGCGGGTCGCCCGGTTCATCCGGCCGTCGCCCCAGATTCCGACTCCCAGGCCGCGTCATCGACCCCAACTTCGGATCGAAAAGCCCAATGA